One Streptomyces lincolnensis genomic region harbors:
- a CDS encoding nitrite/sulfite reductase — protein sequence MAATPQNPAAATPRRKVSRHRGEGQWAAGHHTPLNGNEQFKKDDDGLNVRTRIETIYSKRGFDSIDPNDLRGRMRWWGLYTQRKPGIDGGKTAILEPEELDDKYFMLRVRIDGGRLTTRQLRVIGEISQEFARGSADVTDRQNIQLHWIRIEDVPEIWNRLEAVGLSTTEACGDCPRVVIGSPVAGIAEDEIIDGSWAIDEIHERYIGSKEFSNLPRKFKTAISGSPLLDVVHEINDIAFVGVEHPDHGPGFDLWVGGGLSTNPKLGVRLGAWVPLDEVPEVWAGVVGIFRDWGYRRLRTRARLKFLVADWGPEKFRQVLEDDYLKRKLVDGPAPAEPSGRWRDHVGVHRQKDGRFYVGFAPRVGRVDGTTLTKIAEVAEAHGSGRVRTTVEQKMIILDVEEAQVEPLVEALDALDLTAKPSPFRRGTMACTGIEYCKLAIVETKARGSQLIDELERRIPEFDEPLTINLNGCPNACARIQVADIGLKGQLVLNDQGEQVEGYQVHLGGALGLEAGFGRKVRGLKVTAEELPDYVERVLKRFQAEREDGERFAAWASRAGEEALS from the coding sequence ATGGCCGCCACCCCGCAGAACCCTGCCGCCGCGACTCCCCGCCGCAAGGTGAGCCGTCACCGCGGTGAGGGTCAGTGGGCCGCGGGGCACCACACCCCGCTCAACGGCAACGAGCAGTTCAAGAAGGACGACGACGGTCTCAATGTGCGGACACGCATTGAGACGATCTACTCGAAGCGCGGCTTCGACTCGATCGACCCCAACGACCTGCGCGGCCGTATGCGCTGGTGGGGGCTGTACACCCAGCGCAAGCCCGGGATCGACGGCGGCAAGACCGCGATCCTGGAGCCGGAGGAGCTGGACGACAAGTACTTCATGCTGCGGGTGCGGATCGACGGCGGACGCCTCACCACCCGGCAGCTGCGCGTGATCGGTGAGATCTCGCAGGAGTTCGCCCGCGGCAGCGCGGACGTCACCGACCGGCAGAACATCCAGCTGCACTGGATCCGCATCGAGGACGTCCCGGAGATCTGGAACCGGCTGGAGGCCGTCGGGCTGTCCACCACCGAGGCCTGCGGCGACTGCCCGCGTGTCGTCATCGGCTCGCCGGTCGCCGGTATCGCCGAGGACGAGATCATCGACGGCTCCTGGGCGATCGACGAGATCCACGAGCGGTACATCGGCAGCAAGGAGTTCTCCAACCTGCCGCGCAAGTTCAAGACGGCGATCTCCGGATCCCCGCTGCTCGACGTGGTCCACGAGATCAACGACATCGCCTTCGTCGGTGTCGAGCACCCCGACCACGGCCCCGGCTTCGACCTGTGGGTCGGCGGTGGCCTGTCCACCAACCCCAAGCTCGGCGTCCGGCTCGGCGCCTGGGTGCCGCTGGACGAGGTGCCCGAGGTGTGGGCCGGTGTGGTCGGCATCTTCCGCGACTGGGGCTACCGGCGGCTGCGGACCCGCGCCCGCCTGAAGTTCCTCGTCGCCGACTGGGGGCCGGAGAAGTTCCGCCAGGTGCTGGAGGACGACTACCTCAAGCGGAAGCTGGTCGACGGTCCCGCGCCCGCCGAGCCCTCGGGCCGCTGGCGCGACCACGTCGGCGTGCACCGGCAGAAGGACGGCCGTTTCTACGTCGGTTTCGCCCCGCGCGTCGGCCGCGTCGACGGCACCACGCTGACGAAGATCGCCGAGGTCGCGGAGGCCCACGGCTCGGGCCGGGTGCGGACCACCGTCGAGCAGAAGATGATCATCCTCGATGTCGAGGAGGCTCAGGTCGAGCCCCTGGTCGAGGCCCTCGACGCCCTCGACCTCACCGCCAAGCCCTCGCCCTTCCGGCGCGGCACCATGGCCTGCACCGGCATCGAGTACTGCAAGCTCGCCATCGTCGAGACCAAGGCGCGCGGCTCGCAGCTGATCGACGAACTGGAGCGCCGGATCCCGGAGTTCGACGAGCCGCTCACCATCAACCTCAACGGCTGCCCCAACGCCTGCGCCCGTATCCAGGTGGCGGACATCGGCCTCAAGGGCCAGCTGGTCCTCAACGACCAGGGCGAGCAGGTCGAGGGCTACCAGGTGCACCTCGGCGGCGCCCTCGGCCTGGAGGCCGGCTTCGGCCGCAAGGTGCGTGGCCTCAAGGTCACCGCCGAGGAACTGCCCGACTACGTCGAGCGGGTCCTGAAGCGGTTCCAGGCCGAGCGCGAGGACGGCGAGCGCTTCGCCGCCTGGGCCTCGCGAGCCGGCGAGGAGGCCCTGTCGTGA
- a CDS encoding putative leader peptide encodes MSGTGIALVSRRHVDLGRMSSAICPVR; translated from the coding sequence ATGTCTGGAACTGGAATTGCCTTGGTGAGTCGGCGGCACGTCGACCTCGGCCGTATGTCCAGCGCCATCTGTCCGGTGCGCTGA
- a CDS encoding GNAT family N-acetyltransferase, translating into MPNTPVTTWSLEQTAPTDLLPAQAPQGDVRVVRAEVPSPEFSRFLYTAVGGDIRWIDLLGWTYAQWQEHLERPGVETWVAYERDTPAGYVELVPQDDGVVEIEHFGLLPAFRGRRIGGHLLSYGVARAWDLADRWPGLTDTKRVWLHTCSLDGEHAMDNYLRRGFKLFDTQVAEQPQMAAPGPWPGAYPV; encoded by the coding sequence ATGCCCAACACCCCCGTGACCACCTGGTCCCTGGAACAGACCGCACCCACCGACCTCCTCCCCGCCCAAGCCCCGCAGGGCGACGTGAGGGTCGTCCGCGCCGAGGTCCCCTCCCCCGAGTTCAGCCGCTTCCTGTACACCGCCGTCGGCGGCGACATCCGCTGGATCGACCTGCTGGGCTGGACGTACGCGCAGTGGCAGGAGCACCTGGAGCGTCCCGGCGTGGAGACGTGGGTCGCCTACGAGCGCGACACCCCGGCGGGATACGTGGAGCTGGTCCCGCAGGACGACGGCGTCGTGGAGATCGAGCACTTCGGCCTGCTCCCGGCCTTCCGCGGCCGGCGGATCGGCGGCCACCTGCTGTCGTACGGCGTCGCCCGCGCCTGGGACCTCGCGGACCGCTGGCCGGGGCTGACCGACACCAAGCGGGTGTGGCTGCACACGTGCAGCCTGGACGGCGAGCACGCGATGGACAACTACCTGCGGCGTGGCTTCAAGCTCTTCGACACGCAGGTGGCGGAACAGCCCCAGATGGCCGCTCCCGGCCCATGGCCCGGCGCCTACCCGGTCTGA
- a CDS encoding GAF domain-containing protein, with amino-acid sequence MDTTRAAAALARPTRLPGEVRGAMYAHQARSAPRPLIEESWERVSRTGIDPDHDFRAGLLPRGEVELRRETSPLRHVLPVLREGLVSVADASHHIVLIADDDGRALWREGSAPVLRRADESGIEVGSDWREDVAGTNGVGTPAVVRRPVQVVACEHQVRALSVWTCAGAPITDPRDGRLIGVVDVSGPLETMHPATLAWVDSVAKLAEARLREMHQTSLERLRAVAAPVLARLGGRAAVVDRDGWTAAVSGMPYVNRIPLPKSPAPGRRWLPSIGLCSLEPLTGGWLVRPDEEPVPRGATRIVLDLAQPRRWSVTVSGCAGSWSHELSPRHAELLYLLALHRTGRSAAGLAEDVFGDRARTVTVRAEMSRVRRYLGGFLEHRPYRFSEDAEVEALLPDDPRDLLPYSTAPAVTAARTSVRAV; translated from the coding sequence ATGGACACGACGCGCGCGGCCGCCGCCCTCGCACGGCCCACGCGACTGCCCGGCGAGGTACGTGGCGCCATGTACGCACACCAGGCACGCAGCGCGCCGCGCCCACTGATCGAGGAGTCCTGGGAGCGGGTGAGCCGCACCGGGATCGATCCCGACCACGACTTCCGGGCCGGACTGCTCCCGCGCGGAGAGGTGGAGCTGCGGCGCGAGACCTCCCCGCTCCGGCACGTCCTGCCGGTGCTGCGGGAGGGGTTGGTGTCGGTGGCCGACGCCTCCCACCACATCGTGCTGATCGCCGACGACGACGGGCGGGCCCTGTGGCGCGAGGGCAGCGCGCCGGTGCTGCGCCGGGCCGACGAGTCCGGCATCGAGGTCGGCTCCGACTGGCGTGAGGACGTGGCCGGAACCAACGGCGTGGGCACCCCGGCGGTGGTCCGCCGGCCCGTGCAGGTCGTCGCCTGCGAACACCAGGTGCGGGCCCTGTCCGTGTGGACCTGCGCCGGGGCGCCGATCACCGATCCGCGCGACGGCCGGCTGATCGGTGTCGTGGACGTCAGCGGCCCGCTGGAGACCATGCACCCAGCCACGCTCGCCTGGGTCGACTCGGTGGCCAAGCTCGCCGAGGCACGGCTGCGCGAGATGCACCAGACCTCGCTGGAGCGGCTGCGCGCGGTGGCGGCCCCGGTGCTCGCCCGGCTCGGCGGCCGGGCCGCGGTGGTCGACCGGGACGGCTGGACGGCCGCGGTCAGCGGGATGCCGTACGTCAACCGGATCCCGCTGCCCAAGTCGCCGGCGCCGGGCCGCCGGTGGCTGCCGTCGATCGGGTTGTGCTCGCTGGAGCCTCTGACCGGCGGCTGGCTGGTCCGCCCCGACGAGGAGCCGGTGCCGCGCGGCGCCACCCGGATCGTGCTCGACCTGGCGCAGCCGCGCCGCTGGTCGGTGACGGTGTCGGGGTGCGCGGGCTCCTGGAGCCACGAACTGTCCCCCCGGCACGCCGAATTGCTCTATCTGCTGGCCCTGCACCGCACCGGCCGCAGTGCGGCGGGCCTGGCCGAGGACGTGTTCGGCGACCGGGCCCGCACCGTGACCGTGCGCGCCGAGATGTCCCGGGTACGGCGTTATCTCGGCGGTTTTCTGGAACACCGGCCGTACCGGTTCAGCGAGGACGCCGAGGTCGAGGCGCTGCTGCCGGACGATCCGCGCGATCTGCTGCCGTACTCGACGGCCCCGGCGGTGACGGCCGCACGCACGTCCGTACGGGCGGTCTGA
- a CDS encoding acyl-CoA dehydrogenase family protein → MAGSTHSVTNQPEPLVGYDVFSTDRALVGAVERHTAPDLLDEVRDELTALGRTSGSAQVQEWGAQANGNPPRLRTHDRYGHRVDEVDFDPAWHRLLGKGVSAGLTTAWSRPAGHVRRAAGFLVWTQVDAGNCCPLSMTHAAVPALRAEPALAAEWEPRLASTVYDRGLRPAGQKAGALFGMAMTEKQGGSDVRANTTAARPLAEDGTYELTGHKWFCSAPMSDGFLVLAQAPEGLTCFLVPRLLADGTRNVFMIQRLKDKLGNRSNASAEVEFDGTWARRVGEEGRGVPTIIEMVAATRLDCVLGSAGLMRQAVAQAVHHCTYREAFGGRLVDKPLMRNVLADLALESEAATTLAMRLAAAYDDGGEQERALLRIAVPAAKYWVTKRCAPLAVEAAECLGGNGYVEESGMPRLVRESPLNSIWEGAGNVQALDVLRALQREPQALNAYLLEVGRTRGADHRLDAAVKDLLTELGDLEGVEGRARRLAERLALVLQGSLLVRYAPPEVADAFCGARLGGDGGAAFGTLPGTLDLESVVERARPVA, encoded by the coding sequence ATGGCAGGCAGCACCCACAGCGTGACCAACCAGCCCGAGCCGCTGGTCGGCTACGACGTCTTCAGCACCGACCGCGCCCTGGTCGGGGCGGTGGAACGGCACACCGCCCCGGACCTGCTCGACGAGGTGAGAGACGAGCTCACCGCCCTGGGCCGGACCTCCGGGTCCGCGCAGGTGCAGGAGTGGGGGGCGCAGGCGAACGGGAACCCGCCGAGACTGCGCACCCACGACCGCTACGGCCACCGGGTGGACGAGGTGGACTTCGACCCGGCCTGGCACCGGCTGCTCGGCAAGGGCGTGTCGGCCGGGCTGACCACCGCCTGGTCACGGCCCGCCGGGCATGTGCGGCGCGCGGCCGGGTTCCTGGTGTGGACCCAGGTCGACGCGGGCAACTGCTGCCCGCTGTCGATGACCCACGCGGCGGTCCCCGCCCTGCGCGCCGAGCCCGCGCTCGCCGCCGAGTGGGAACCCCGGCTGGCCTCGACGGTCTACGACCGGGGACTGCGGCCCGCCGGGCAGAAGGCCGGGGCGCTGTTCGGGATGGCGATGACCGAGAAGCAGGGCGGCAGCGACGTCCGTGCCAACACGACGGCCGCCCGGCCCCTGGCCGAGGACGGGACGTACGAGCTGACCGGCCACAAGTGGTTCTGCTCGGCGCCCATGTCGGACGGCTTCCTGGTCCTGGCCCAGGCCCCCGAGGGCCTCACCTGCTTCCTGGTGCCGCGGCTGCTGGCGGACGGCACCCGCAACGTCTTCATGATCCAGCGGCTCAAGGACAAGCTGGGCAACCGGTCGAACGCCTCCGCCGAGGTCGAGTTCGACGGGACCTGGGCCCGCCGGGTCGGCGAGGAGGGGCGCGGGGTGCCCACCATCATCGAGATGGTGGCGGCGACCCGGCTGGACTGCGTCCTCGGTTCGGCGGGACTGATGCGCCAGGCCGTCGCCCAGGCGGTCCACCACTGCACGTATCGCGAGGCGTTCGGCGGCAGGCTCGTCGACAAACCGCTGATGCGCAACGTCCTGGCCGACCTCGCCCTGGAGTCCGAGGCGGCGACCACCCTCGCCATGCGGCTCGCGGCGGCCTACGACGACGGCGGCGAGCAGGAACGGGCGCTGCTCAGGATCGCCGTACCGGCCGCCAAGTACTGGGTGACCAAACGGTGCGCGCCCCTCGCGGTCGAGGCCGCCGAGTGTCTGGGCGGCAACGGCTATGTCGAGGAGTCCGGGATGCCCCGGCTGGTGCGCGAGTCGCCGCTGAACTCGATCTGGGAGGGCGCGGGCAATGTGCAGGCGCTGGACGTGCTGCGCGCCCTGCAACGGGAGCCGCAGGCCCTGAACGCCTATCTCCTGGAGGTCGGCAGGACGCGCGGCGCCGACCACCGGCTCGACGCGGCGGTCAAGGACCTGCTCACCGAACTCGGGGACCTGGAAGGCGTCGAGGGGCGGGCCCGGCGGCTGGCGGAACGGCTCGCACTGGTGCTCCAGGGCTCCCTGCTGGTGCGGTACGCGCCGCCGGAGGTCGCCGACGCGTTCTGCGGCGCGCGGCTGGGCGGGGACGGCGGGGCCGCGTTCGGGACCCTGCCCGGCACCTTGGACCTGGAGTCGGTGGTGGAGCGCGCCCGTCCGGTGGCCTGA
- the sbnA gene encoding 2,3-diaminopropionate biosynthesis protein SbnA — translation MPVISDPAQFNEEELYVDLRAALGLPVYLKCEGFNFAGSVKMKAAHEMVTAAEREGRLRPGSVLVESSSGNLGVALSVIAASRGHRFLCVTDSRCNLPTIRLMEALGAHVHVLHEPDVHGGFLGARLAYVNALCASDDRYVWLNQYTNEANWRAHYRTTAPAIARRFPRLDVLFVGAGTTGTLMGCARWFWQWRRPVRVVAVDSVGSVSFGGPSGRRMIPGLGMSVPPPLLDRSYVDDVVRVEESDTVQTCRRLAGRGFLFGGSTGTVVSGAGQWLAEYGGRRELTAVAIAPDLGERYLDTVYRNGWTADAESLDEPEVTAALARLA, via the coding sequence ATGCCCGTGATATCCGATCCCGCACAGTTCAACGAGGAAGAGCTCTATGTCGACCTTCGGGCCGCACTGGGGCTGCCGGTGTACCTGAAGTGCGAGGGGTTCAACTTCGCCGGTTCCGTCAAGATGAAGGCCGCCCACGAGATGGTCACGGCCGCCGAACGCGAGGGCCGGCTGCGACCGGGCTCGGTCCTGGTCGAGTCCTCGTCCGGGAACCTGGGCGTGGCGCTCAGCGTGATCGCCGCGAGCCGGGGCCACCGGTTCCTGTGCGTGACCGACTCGCGCTGCAACCTGCCGACGATCCGGCTGATGGAGGCGCTGGGCGCGCACGTCCACGTCCTGCACGAGCCGGACGTCCACGGCGGGTTCCTGGGAGCGCGGCTGGCGTACGTGAACGCGCTGTGCGCCTCGGACGACCGGTACGTCTGGCTCAACCAGTACACCAACGAGGCCAACTGGCGGGCGCACTACCGCACCACCGCGCCCGCCATCGCCCGCCGCTTCCCGCGCCTGGACGTGCTGTTCGTCGGGGCCGGCACCACCGGGACCCTGATGGGCTGCGCCCGCTGGTTCTGGCAGTGGCGGCGCCCGGTACGGGTGGTCGCGGTGGACAGCGTCGGCTCGGTGAGCTTCGGCGGTCCGTCGGGCCGCCGGATGATCCCCGGGCTGGGCATGAGCGTGCCGCCACCGCTGCTCGACCGGTCCTACGTGGACGACGTGGTCCGCGTCGAGGAGTCGGACACCGTGCAGACGTGCCGCCGGCTGGCCGGACGGGGCTTCCTGTTCGGCGGCTCCACCGGCACGGTGGTCAGCGGCGCCGGCCAGTGGCTGGCCGAGTACGGCGGACGCCGGGAACTGACGGCGGTCGCGATCGCCCCGGACCTCGGCGAGCGCTACCTCGACACCGTCTACCGCAACGGCTGGACCGCGGACGCGGAGTCCCTGGACGAGCCGGAGGTGACGGCGGCACTGGCCCGGCTGGCCTGA
- the sbnB gene encoding 2,3-diaminopropionate biosynthesis protein SbnB — MSTMTAPPFAVISGEQVQRALHGRESEIADLVETVYRLHGAGESVNPPSYFLRFPDRPSSRIIALPASLGGELRVDGLKWISSFPENTASGLPRASAVLILNDPDTGYPYACLESSVISATRTASSAALAAARLSEGRERPARVGFIGTGLIARYIHTHLTGTGWEFEETGVHDLSADSAAGFRGYLERSDAKGRITVHSSAESLIRSSDLVVFATVASTPHVHDPSWFAHHPLVLHVSLRDLAPEILLASANFVDDVEHCLKAETSPHLAEQATGGREFIDGTLNDVMTGRATVPTDRTVVFSPFGLGVLDLAVGRYVHDEVARQGGLHVVDGFFHELRRYG, encoded by the coding sequence ATGAGCACGATGACCGCCCCACCGTTCGCGGTGATCTCCGGCGAGCAGGTCCAGCGGGCCCTGCACGGGCGGGAGTCGGAGATCGCCGACCTCGTCGAGACCGTGTACCGGCTGCACGGCGCCGGCGAGTCGGTGAACCCGCCGTCGTACTTCCTGCGCTTCCCGGACCGTCCGTCCTCCCGGATCATCGCGCTGCCCGCCTCGCTGGGCGGAGAGCTGCGGGTGGACGGCCTGAAGTGGATCTCCAGCTTCCCCGAGAACACCGCGTCGGGGCTGCCCCGGGCGTCCGCGGTCCTGATCCTCAACGACCCCGACACCGGCTATCCGTACGCCTGTCTGGAGAGTTCGGTCATCAGCGCCACCCGTACGGCGTCCTCGGCGGCGCTGGCGGCGGCCCGGCTGAGCGAAGGGCGCGAACGGCCGGCCCGGGTGGGCTTCATCGGCACCGGACTGATCGCCCGCTACATCCACACCCATCTCACCGGCACCGGCTGGGAGTTCGAGGAGACGGGGGTGCACGACCTGTCCGCGGACAGCGCGGCCGGCTTCCGGGGCTACCTGGAGCGGTCGGACGCGAAGGGGCGGATCACCGTGCACTCCTCGGCCGAGTCGCTGATCCGCTCCAGTGACCTGGTGGTGTTCGCGACGGTCGCCTCGACGCCGCACGTCCACGATCCGTCGTGGTTCGCGCACCATCCGCTGGTTCTGCATGTGTCGCTCAGGGATCTGGCCCCCGAGATCCTGCTGGCGTCCGCGAACTTCGTCGACGACGTGGAGCACTGTCTGAAGGCGGAGACCTCCCCGCACCTGGCCGAACAGGCCACGGGCGGACGGGAGTTCATCGACGGCACGCTGAACGACGTGATGACGGGGCGGGCGACCGTCCCGACGGACCGCACGGTGGTGTTCTCGCCCTTCGGGCTGGGAGTGCTGGACCTCGCGGTCGGCAGGTACGTCCACGACGAAGTGGCCCGGCAGGGCGGACTCCACGTCGTCGACGGGTTCTTCCACGAGCTGCGCCGGTACGGGTGA
- a CDS encoding TauD/TfdA family dioxygenase — MSPSSPTLPSEVALAPGNPPLLRADAGDDPARWASEHRDGLRDVVAGHGSVLVRGLGLNDPATAEAVFRRLTDALMDDREPFAPRRRYADGVYSSTKWPSTQPMCMHHELSYALEFPGLLLYACLEAPASGGATGVADASAVLDALPAELTARFEREGWLLTRTYNDEIGASVAEAFGTDDRGTVERYCRTHAIDFAWESDGTLRTRQRRGAVVRHPVSGRRCWFNQIAFLNEWTMDPEVREYLVDVYGPDGLPFNTRFGGGDPVGEDVVRVINEVYDAHTVREPWRTGDLLLVDNIRTAHSREPFDGPREVLAALGDPVRPTAIEHTEHSEVRTA, encoded by the coding sequence ATGTCGCCCTCATCTCCGACCCTGCCCTCCGAGGTCGCCCTGGCCCCCGGCAACCCTCCGCTGCTGCGGGCCGACGCCGGCGACGATCCGGCGCGCTGGGCGTCCGAGCACCGTGACGGGCTGCGGGACGTCGTCGCCGGGCACGGCTCGGTCCTGGTCCGCGGGCTGGGCCTGAACGATCCCGCCACCGCGGAGGCCGTGTTCCGGCGGCTGACGGATGCCCTGATGGACGACCGTGAGCCCTTCGCGCCCCGGCGGCGGTACGCGGACGGCGTGTACTCCTCCACCAAGTGGCCCTCCACCCAGCCGATGTGCATGCACCACGAGCTGAGTTACGCGCTGGAGTTCCCCGGCCTGCTGCTCTACGCCTGCCTGGAGGCGCCCGCCTCGGGCGGTGCGACGGGGGTGGCCGACGCCTCGGCCGTGCTCGACGCGCTGCCCGCCGAGCTGACCGCCCGGTTCGAGCGGGAGGGCTGGCTGCTGACCCGGACGTACAACGACGAGATCGGGGCGTCGGTCGCCGAGGCCTTCGGCACCGACGACCGGGGCACCGTCGAGCGCTACTGCCGTACCCACGCCATCGACTTCGCCTGGGAGTCCGACGGCACCCTGCGCACCCGGCAGCGCCGCGGCGCGGTGGTCCGCCACCCCGTCAGCGGCCGCCGCTGCTGGTTCAACCAGATCGCCTTCCTCAACGAGTGGACGATGGACCCCGAGGTCCGCGAGTACCTGGTGGACGTCTACGGGCCCGACGGGCTGCCCTTCAACACCCGCTTCGGCGGCGGCGACCCGGTCGGCGAGGACGTCGTCCGCGTGATCAACGAGGTCTACGACGCCCACACCGTGCGCGAGCCCTGGCGCACCGGCGACCTGCTGCTCGTCGACAACATCCGTACCGCGCACAGCAGGGAGCCGTTCGACGGCCCCCGCGAGGTACTGGCCGCGCTGGGCGACCCGGTCCGGCCGACCGCCATCGAGCACACCGAGCATTCCGAAGTGAGGACCGCATGA
- a CDS encoding non-ribosomal peptide synthetase — translation METVPSWTLHPVPGAAQYEVPLPEGVVAGPDELRAARVRVLAELTGEDGSTVDDSELEVSADGDVLRLRYRTEFFDADAAARIAGYHLAALADPGRRSLLSEAELRFQLEQLAGLHRELPDKRVHELFEERAAAHPDLVAAVQGEREWTYRELNARANQVGRALLARGLEREGVVAVVTERNLDWMAAVLGVLKAGGVYLPVEPHFPAERVARTLSRAQCDLVLTERGSDRSLDPTARTLYLDAVYAEGRPDDDLGVPVSPGQLAYIYFTSGSTGEPKGAMCEHAGFLNHVLAKLDDLGIGAGDVVAQTAPQCFDISLWQLLAAPLVGGRTLLVDQETILDVPRFVDTVERHRADVLQLVPSYLETVLAELARRPRELPDLRCVSVTGEAVKKELVERWFAARPGTPLVNAYGLTETCDDTNHEVMYRVPDRERVPLGPPVANVRVYVVDEDLVPVPLGAPGEIVFSGICVGRGYVNDPERTRAAFTEDPYRPGERLYRSGDHGRWLPDGKLEFLGRRDSQVKIRGFRVEIGEMENALLRVPGVRDGAVVVVGGTRLVAFCTGTEPVAADVVRDKLAASLPAYMVPALVHWRERLPLTANGKTDRRTLTALAEELDAGAGEFDTATDRPGTPGERRLAAAWAEVLGLPVDRIGRLDHFFDRGGTSLAAVKLAIALDREISLKDVTRRPVLADLAELLDHTAP, via the coding sequence ATGGAGACAGTACCGAGCTGGACGCTGCACCCGGTCCCGGGTGCGGCCCAGTACGAAGTGCCGCTGCCCGAAGGGGTGGTGGCGGGCCCCGACGAACTGCGGGCCGCCCGGGTCCGGGTCCTGGCCGAGCTCACCGGCGAGGACGGGAGCACCGTCGACGACTCCGAGCTGGAGGTGAGCGCCGACGGGGACGTCCTGCGACTGCGGTACCGCACCGAGTTCTTCGACGCGGACGCCGCCGCCCGGATCGCCGGCTACCACCTGGCCGCGCTCGCCGATCCCGGGCGCAGGAGTCTGCTGTCCGAGGCCGAACTCCGGTTCCAGCTGGAGCAGTTGGCGGGACTGCACCGGGAGCTGCCCGACAAGCGGGTGCACGAGCTGTTCGAGGAGCGGGCGGCGGCCCACCCGGACCTCGTGGCCGCCGTCCAGGGCGAGCGGGAGTGGACGTACCGCGAACTCAACGCCCGCGCCAACCAGGTGGGGCGCGCGCTGCTGGCCCGCGGGCTGGAGCGCGAGGGTGTGGTCGCCGTCGTGACGGAACGGAACCTCGACTGGATGGCGGCCGTGCTGGGCGTGCTCAAGGCCGGGGGCGTGTATCTGCCCGTCGAGCCGCACTTCCCGGCCGAACGCGTGGCGCGGACGCTCTCCCGCGCGCAGTGCGACCTGGTCCTCACCGAACGCGGCAGCGACCGTTCCCTCGATCCGACGGCACGGACGCTGTACCTGGACGCCGTGTACGCCGAGGGGCGTCCCGACGACGACCTCGGGGTGCCCGTCTCCCCCGGTCAACTCGCCTACATCTACTTCACGTCCGGCTCCACCGGTGAACCCAAGGGCGCGATGTGCGAGCACGCCGGGTTCCTCAACCACGTCCTCGCCAAGCTCGACGACCTGGGCATCGGGGCCGGGGACGTGGTCGCGCAGACCGCTCCCCAGTGCTTCGACATCTCCCTGTGGCAGCTGCTGGCCGCGCCGCTGGTCGGCGGGCGGACCCTGCTGGTGGACCAGGAGACGATCCTGGACGTGCCCCGGTTCGTGGACACGGTCGAGCGGCACCGGGCCGACGTGCTTCAGCTGGTGCCGTCGTATCTGGAGACCGTGCTGGCCGAACTGGCCCGGCGGCCCCGCGAACTGCCCGACCTGCGCTGTGTGTCGGTGACCGGGGAGGCGGTGAAGAAGGAGCTGGTGGAGCGCTGGTTCGCGGCCCGGCCCGGGACGCCGCTGGTCAACGCCTACGGGCTGACGGAGACCTGCGACGACACCAACCACGAGGTCATGTACCGGGTGCCGGACCGGGAACGGGTGCCGCTCGGGCCGCCGGTCGCGAACGTGCGGGTCTACGTCGTCGACGAGGACCTGGTGCCCGTACCGCTGGGCGCGCCCGGCGAGATCGTGTTCTCCGGGATCTGTGTCGGGCGCGGGTACGTCAACGACCCCGAGCGGACGCGGGCGGCGTTCACCGAGGACCCGTACCGGCCGGGTGAGCGGCTGTACCGCAGCGGCGACCACGGGCGCTGGCTGCCCGACGGGAAGCTGGAGTTCCTCGGACGCCGGGACAGCCAGGTGAAGATCCGCGGTTTCCGCGTCGAGATCGGCGAGATGGAGAACGCGCTGCTGCGGGTGCCCGGCGTCCGGGACGGCGCGGTCGTCGTGGTCGGCGGTACCCGTCTTGTGGCGTTCTGTACGGGAACCGAACCGGTCGCCGCCGACGTCGTACGGGACAAGCTGGCGGCCTCGCTGCCGGCGTACATGGTTCCGGCACTGGTCCACTGGCGGGAGCGGCTGCCGCTGACCGCCAACGGCAAGACCGACCGCCGGACGCTCACCGCGCTCGCCGAGGAACTCGACGCGGGCGCCGGGGAGTTCGACACGGCCACGGACCGGCCCGGGACACCGGGTGAGCGACGACTGGCCGCCGCCTGGGCCGAGGTGCTCGGCCTTCCCGTGGACCGGATCGGGCGTCTCGACCACTTCTTCGACCGCGGGGGAACCTCGCTGGCCGCCGTGAAGCTGGCGATCGCCCTGGACCGGGAGATCTCCCTGAAGGACGTCACCCGACGACCGGTCCTCGCGGACCTCGCGGAGCTGCTGGACCACACGGCTCCGTGA